Genomic DNA from uncultured Fusobacterium sp.:
AAAGAATTGGGATATCCTGAAACAGCTTTTATATATTTAGATCAAGATCCTTTAAAAGTTAGATTTTTTACTCCAAAAGAAGAGGTTGATCTGTGTGGACATGCTACTATAGCATATGTAACAGGATTGATTGAGAGGAATATTTGGGAGTTAAAAGAGGGGAAAAATATAAAAGAGGTAGAAACAAATTTAGGAAAGTTACCTATTATAATTGAAAAATTTGGAAAAGATAAAAAAATTATGATGTATCAGGCGTCACCTCAAATTGAAAAAATTGAAAATTTAAGTTTTTGGAAAAATGAGATAAAAAAGGCTATAAAAATAGATGAAGGTGATTTTTTAGATGAATTTGAGATTGTAAAAGCATATACAGGAATTTGGGATTTAATGATAGGGGTTAAAAATAGAGATGTTTTAAATAAAATTAATGTAGATATGGAATTGATAAAAGAGGTAAGTAAAAAATTAAAAATAATATCTTTTCATATTTTTACTTTGGAGAATGATGAGATTTATGCTAGAAATATGGCACCAATTGTTGATATTCCAGAGGAAGCAGCTACTGGAACATCAAATGGAGCATTAATATATTATCTCTATACTTTAAATAAAATAAAAGCTGATGAAATGATAAAAATTACTCAAGGGGAAACTATGGGTAGAAAAAGTGAGATATTTGGAAAGATAGAATTAGAAGATGGAGTAAAAGTTTTAATAGGAGGAAAAGCTGTCAGGTTTATTAGTGGAAAGATAAATATCAATAAAGAATAGTTTATGAAATATTGATTTTTTAATTAAGTTGTGGTATGATAAAATTAACAAAATAAATAAAATAAAATTATCTTCAGGGCAGGGTGAGGTAACAATTCCCGACCGGTGGTTATAGTCCACGAGAATTTTTTAAATTCTGATTTGGTGAAATTCCAAAACCGACAGTAAAGTCTGGATGGAAGAAGAGAAGGATTTTTTGAAATCTAAACTTTTTTTATTGCCCAGAGAAATCTGGGCTTTTTATTTGTCCTGAGAAGTCAAGGAGGAAGAAAATGAAAGTATTACAAGGAATTTATACTGGAAAAGGATTAAGAGTAGGAATAGTAGCTGCAAGATTTAATGAGTTTATCACATCTAAACTTATTGGTGGAGCAGAAGATGCCCTATTAAGACATGAAGTAGAAGCTGATAATATAGAATTAGCTTGGGTACCAGGAGCTTTTGAAATTCCACTTGTAGCAAAAAGAATGGCAGAATCAGGGAAGTATGATGCAATTATTACTTTAGGAGCAGTAATTAAAGGTTCAACACCACACTTCGACTATGTTTGTGCTGAAGTATCAAAAGGAGTAGCAACTGTTAGCTTAAATAGTAATATTCCTGTAATTTTTGGAGTACTTACTACAAATAGTATTGAAGAAGCTATTGAAAGAGCGGGAACAAAAGCAGGAAATAAAGGTTTTGATGCAGCAGTTACAGCACTAGAAATGGCAAATTTACTAAAGGGGATGTAATCTATGGATAAAAAGTACATGGCAAGAGCACTAGAATTAGCTGCTCTTGGAGAGGGAGCTGTCAATCCAAATCCTTTGGTAGGAGCTGTAGTAGTAAAAAATGGGAAAATAATAGGAGAGGGATACCATAAAAAATATGGTGGTCCTCATGCAGAAGTATTTGCTTTAGAAAGTGCTGGAAAAGAAGCTGAAGGAGCAGATATTTATGTAACTTTAGAACCTTGTTCTCACTATGGAAAAACTCCACCATGTGCTAAAAAAATAATAGAGATGGGAATCAAGAGATGTATAGTTGCCTCTCTTGATCCTAATCCTTTAGTGTCAGGAAGAGGAATAAAAATGCTCCAAGATGCTGGGATAGAAGTAATTGTAGGAGTAATGGAAAAAGAAGCAAAAGAATTAAATAGAGTTTTTATGAAATATATAATAGAGAAAAAGTCTTATCTTTTCTTAAAGTGTGGAATCACTTTAGATGGGAAAATTGCAACAAGAACAGGTAACTCTAAATGGATAACTAATGAATTAGCTAGAGAAAAAGTTCAAAAATTAAGAAATAAGTATTTAGGAATAATGGTAGGTATAAATACTGTATTGAAAGATGATCCTAGTCTTACAGCTAGAATAGAAAATGGAAGAGATCCATATAGAATAGTTATAGATCCTAATTTAGAGATTCCATTAGAAAGTAAAATTGTAAATTTTCAAGATGGAAAAAGTATTGTTATTACTTCAAAAGAAAATGAAAATGAGGCAAAAGTTAGTATCTTAAAGGAAAAAGGGGTAAATGTTCAATACTTAGAAGGAAAAGAGTTTAAAGTTTCTGATATTTTAAAAAAGACAGGAGAACTTGGAATTGATGGAATCCTATTAGAAGGAGGAAG
This window encodes:
- a CDS encoding PhzF family phenazine biosynthesis protein, whose translation is MEKDILIYHAFTERVFKGNPAGVVLGAEDLEEKDMKKIAKELGYPETAFIYLDQDPLKVRFFTPKEEVDLCGHATIAYVTGLIERNIWELKEGKNIKEVETNLGKLPIIIEKFGKDKKIMMYQASPQIEKIENLSFWKNEIKKAIKIDEGDFLDEFEIVKAYTGIWDLMIGVKNRDVLNKINVDMELIKEVSKKLKIISFHIFTLENDEIYARNMAPIVDIPEEAATGTSNGALIYYLYTLNKIKADEMIKITQGETMGRKSEIFGKIELEDGVKVLIGGKAVRFISGKININKE
- the ribE gene encoding 6,7-dimethyl-8-ribityllumazine synthase — encoded protein: MKVLQGIYTGKGLRVGIVAARFNEFITSKLIGGAEDALLRHEVEADNIELAWVPGAFEIPLVAKRMAESGKYDAIITLGAVIKGSTPHFDYVCAEVSKGVATVSLNSNIPVIFGVLTTNSIEEAIERAGTKAGNKGFDAAVTALEMANLLKGM
- the ribD gene encoding bifunctional diaminohydroxyphosphoribosylaminopyrimidine deaminase/5-amino-6-(5-phosphoribosylamino)uracil reductase RibD, with protein sequence MDKKYMARALELAALGEGAVNPNPLVGAVVVKNGKIIGEGYHKKYGGPHAEVFALESAGKEAEGADIYVTLEPCSHYGKTPPCAKKIIEMGIKRCIVASLDPNPLVSGRGIKMLQDAGIEVIVGVMEKEAKELNRVFMKYIIEKKSYLFLKCGITLDGKIATRTGNSKWITNELAREKVQKLRNKYLGIMVGINTVLKDDPSLTARIENGRDPYRIVIDPNLEIPLESKIVNFQDGKSIVITSKENENEAKVSILKEKGVNVQYLEGKEFKVSDILKKTGELGIDGILLEGGSYLISKAFEERVIDGGEIFIAPKILGDEKAISFIKGFSFENIADGFQLENVKINTYGNNVAMEFYK